In Zingiber officinale cultivar Zhangliang chromosome 3A, Zo_v1.1, whole genome shotgun sequence, the DNA window gcagacacatgaattccaagttcaaattcatggtcttgccgaAGGAGATATGCCCTTACCCGAAAAATTTCAGATCTTAttaatcatcgaaaaattgcctccgagttgggaagattttggcatgactcttaaacatcgaagaggtaaaatctctctagaagatttgatgattgccttaaatatcgaagaagaacatcggaagcaacataaaaatgatgatacaagaatgcctatggattttattccaaaggcaaatgtagtagtctcatctgacaagaagaaattcaaaaatcagaaaatgaagaacaagatgaaacccaaaccaaaggttcaaaagaaaaatgtaacCAAGCCGTGCTAGGCATGTGGACaaattggacattatgccaaattctgccctaagtgaaaagacaaggagaaaaaccaaagcaatacgtccaacatcaaagcacaagcaaatgtcatgactgctagtgacgacaccagcaataggtttgttaccttcaaacctgaactaaacttgatctattaacctaatgaatggttagttgatacaggtgcaaaTGTGCattgttgtgctgatcgctctgccttccttacttatcaggtaattgaaggcacttccgtaaccatggggaaccattctgcagccagggtgtttgggataggacaagttgacctgaggttcacctctggaaaagtcctgtcactgcatgaggtgcatcatgttccaacgatccgtcggaatttgattagcgggtcaaagttagtctgtgttggttatgagttgaattttaaatgtaataaagttgtaatattacatttaggaacctttattggaaaaggttaccttaatgaaggtttatttaaactcaatgtagaaaatgctaccttaaataaatctactgatattggttgttcatataatattgagtcttatgatatatggcatgacagattaggacatgtcaattttaataccgtgaaaaggatgatgaacctagacatgattcctaagcatgctataaatgataagaaaaaatgtgaagtttgtgtgcaatataaacaaacccgAAAACCCTTCAAACCAGTTgagagaaattctgatattttagaattaatttatactgactgttgtgagtttaacggtgaaataacgagagatcataaaaggtatttcatcaccttcattgatgatcactctcgttattgttatgtttatttgctaaaaaataaggatgaaactttagataaatttatgatttttaaatctgaagctgagaatcaaacaaataaatctgttaagaggttaaggtccgataggggtggagagtttatCTCAAACCTGTTTCAAAATTTTtatcaagatacaggtataattcatgaggtaactgctccatatagtcctcaatccaacggtatagcagaacgaaaaaatcgaacccttgaagatatgattaattccatgttaggcagttctgggttacccaacttcatatggggggaagctctatacactgcatgtcatgtgttaaatagaatccccatgaggtctagggataaaatcccatatgagctttggaaaggccggaggacaagtttgaaataccttaaagtgtgggggtgccttgcaaaggtactagtacctgaacacagaaggaaaaaaaacttggtccaaagaccgtagatggtatcttcttgggttatgctcaaaatagtattgcatatagatttctgattattaaatcagaaatttctggaatagatgcaaatactattgtcaaacttcgcgatgctacattttttgaggatatatttcctatgaagacaagaacacctcaatctatatctagtattcctactagagataagcCTGCTTCCGAAGAGGCCCCATTATCCGTAGAAGGtataccttcctcaagtcactctagactagatgaatctagtgagtgtacagaattgagaagaagcaagaggcaacatgtgtctacggatttaggctaggactttatcacctataatatagaaggtgaccctgtgacatatagagatgctatgacttctcctgaagctaagcactggaaagaggccattaaaaatgaaatggactctattatctctaatgccacttgggagttggtagatttacctcctgggtgtaacactataggatgtaaatgagtgtttaaaagaaaactaaaacctgatgggtcagtagataaatttaaAGCCCGCCTAGTTGTTAAGGGATTTAAACAGAAAGAagagattgactattttgacacttattctcctattactaaaattactacaatccgagtgttgatAGCATTGGCATCCATATATTATCTTGAggttcatcaaatggatgtcaaaacggtattccttaatggagatcttgaagaagagatatatatggatcagcctgagggacatgtagtttctggaaatgagaataaagtctgtaggttagttaaatctctttatggtttgaaacaagccccaaagcagtggcacgaaaaatttgataatgttatgctatcgtttggctttgaaatgaatgactctgataaatgtgtgtatgctaaaatgaaaggtgatagttgtattatcttatgtttatatatagatgatattctacttttttgttctaacctttctattattaatgagactaagaccctcttaagtggtaagtttgatatgaaggatatgcgttgtgctgacatgattttagggctgaagttgactcgatcaactaatggaatagcaatttctcagtcactctatattgagagagtattagagaaatatggctatagccaagttaaatctgtagtcacaccgtatgatccttcaaaaactctccacaagaatatgagtggtgtggcagtgtctcaattaagatactcacaaataataggtagtctaatgtatttagcaaattattctagacttgatatttcttttgctatatcgaaattgagcaggtttgctagctgtccggacagaacgcattgggatgcattagacagagtactcagatacctaaaaggcactatatccttgggcttgtggtatgggagattccctacAGTCctagagggatatagtgatgctagttggatagctgacactgcaAAGTGTAAAgtcgttactggttatgtctttacacttggaggtggtgcagttgcttggaggtctgttaaatagACGATTATAatccgttctacatctgaggcagaattgtgtgctttggataccacagtaactgaagatgattggcttaagggttttctttctgaaattcccttgatggtgaagccaataccttctatttcagtacactgtgataatcaaacaataatagctcagattagaagctctaagtataaccagaaacagaagagacatgtacgaataagattaaagtctattcgtgagctagtgtctcttggaatggtgtcattggactttgtaagttcaaaagacaatattgctgatccactcactaaagcactttattctgagaaaatcaagagatccagtaagagaatgggactgaggcctatcctgATTTCATCTAtaacggcaacccaacctatctgattggagatcccaagaagtaggttcaatgtggtataaacaagttataaaggtgaaacgtaagcatcaaattgattgagatgtaatctcatagtctcttccctggatagatgtttgactgctagtaaggatgagcttagaagctcttaatgagttcaaggtcttaatgacaggatgctcgcagtacatccttggagaactcacctatgtaagtgtaactgtgtggtCGTAGTgtgggggtctaggcaactctccttagcacttatgaaacaagattcggtggcatggtcgtaatgcaccaacccagaaggattcaactgtcatcagtgatgagttgttaccaattgatcttcacatataaaaggtttaagatcaagactcagttctcttcaaacctatgtgaataagattggtgtacttaggtgaaaattcaaaccagaaggtattttcactaaaagctcattgcaaccaagcctcagaacttatCTTTGTTTTCGACTAAAATAgtttgaattagtgggggattgttgagttttaattcacaTTATTCCTTAtacttttagtcccacattgctaagccaagaagattggaaggccttatatatggagtcctTCCATCCATGCTTAGCAATGTTAAGGGGACTTACACGCATGCGCAGgctgagcccaaatcaggtggtttcggggggttcgagccggaaatccataaaccgggcgcgatgcacgcgatcatcgcgcgcagggggggtgcaaatccccagctcgtgggcctcgcgcttacGGGCGGCCTGGTCTGTTTTTGCCAATTTGGTGACCTGGTTTATTTTTGTTGGTCCGGTTTGGTTCTGTCCCTCGCACCTGATGGTTCGGTTCTGTCCGCGCGAGGAAGCGAAGCAGCGCGACGACATCTGTTCGGTTCTGTACGCGTCGCGTGAGGATGCGAAGCAGCGCACCCGCGCGTGAGatgaggaagcataagcaaaGCCTGCGTCGcttcctctgcactgcttcaagtgtataaatacacttcctctgccccttctcaactcactccgaaaaaaagcaaagcattcctctgctctctgctttcttcttcttcttctttccaagtttTGAGGCTTGATTCTGCGATCTAAGGTTGAGTGCGGCGTtcatcttggagtgcacctacgaacggCGTGAgtagttgtcggatcttgggaggattttgccggagagcctctgcaccgtgggcggcaataaattctctaaagacagtcggcaggcccgacgcttcaaccggagatacacaaattcttaaccttactcttattaccgtttattgcatgcttgtcatttattggtgcaattatagattattGTGTTAGCGTAATCTTATCACAATAGTTTCTTCACCCGCAAAGAGCTACATGAGCTAGCCGAAAGTTCTCCGAAGAATCATCTACAGATGGATTGAGATcgttcaccttacggacagccgtgaagtaggagtaagtgattttcgaaccacgttacataaacgtgttagacgtttgattgtcttggttattgcctctagatttagctttctatttgttagttttgtttgtatttccgttgttagttttggttttgtttgtatttctatttgggtaataagctattcaccccctcttctCTAGCAGCGTCAAGATCCCAATAGTACTGCCATATTGATCAATATGTGACAGGAAGATCAATTTGTCGAAAATCCGGAGGGTTTAAAAGTCCCCAATACAAGACAGATTATACGTTATGCGagctaacccccccccccccacacacacacacatatatatatatatatatatatatatatatatatatatatatatatatataattaaaaattttaaattcggATTACAGATTTTACGGATGAAACTcacaaatttattaaaattttcattttaattttaattttttataaaaaaaatctgaaactaGGCTCGCAATCAGCCCACAACGGCCGACCCACAGGTCAAGTAGATCAGCCcgtcatttaaaaataaattacattttaattaataaaatttcaattaaattattttacgGGATGCACCAATACGACGGACTCAACAACAGCTCTACGTTCACCGTGCCCAATTCGTCGCTTGGCGTCCGGACCTCCGGCTAATGTCTCGTCGCCGACATCTTTCACAGTAGCACCACGGTCCATTAATCGAGTCCCGCGCTGCGATGTAACACAGTGACAGCTCCTTTCGCACTCCAATTTCCGCCACGTGTTCCTTATAAGCCTGATGTCCCTGTCACGTGCCTTTTCTTAGGTCGTACTATTCGAGGCGGTTCTCCTCACTCCCTATTTAAACACCACCCAAACCAGAAAGGCAAATAAAGACAAAAGAAGCAGGGAAACAATGCCGAGAGCAGTCGTGGAAATAGACTTCTTCGCCATGGAGAACGCTCGATCCTACAGCGCCGTGAATAGCGACTCCGCCGCAGGCGGTGGTTGTACTCCGTTTCCCCTCTCCTCTCCTTGATCGCCTCATCGGTCGACTTCAAGTCTGATTTAAGACTctaaattgtttttttttgggggggtttCATTAGGAATCAATCTGAGCGCCTTCTCCGCGATCGATCGGCTTCTCTCTCAAAGAGTGATTTCCTCACAACCCACCTTCGCCGAGATGCCGCTAACTCAGCCTCAGGCGGATCGATTCTTCTCCAATTGTCCGATGCCGATCCCCTCTGTAGATCCGTCACTcaggtctctctctctctctctttctgtcTCTTTCTTCTCTCCGCTTGAAGTCTGATAGTCAATCGCGTTGCGATAGGCCGCCGGCGATGAAGACGGAGAGCAAATCGGTAACAGCGCCATTGACGATCTTTTACGACGGCAAGGTCTCTGTTTTCGATCTGCCGCGACATAAGGTCCGTTAAATTatcatttgttaaaaaaaaacctgttaatattttttttactaaaataaattacaatttaattaataggcGGAAGCTATAATGAAGTTTGCGATGGAAAACCGCAGCAACGTCGACTACAGTGCCGGGTTAGGTTTATTGGCGAAATTTAACCATGGTAACTCGACGGCATAAAATTAACTTATCCGACGCGTTGCATATTAGAATTAGATATTTAAGGAAAAAaggcttttttttttccttttttcttccgCAGGATTATTGCCGCTGGCGCGAAAGAAATCGTTGCAGCGTTTCCTGGAGAAGCGTAAGCAAAGGTGTTAACTCTACCCATTCAATTAAGCTTAATCGAGAGATTTAATTGAAATTGACGTGAGTCAATTCGTCATGATGATATGCTGAAGTCGTAATTAAAATGGCTGTTTTTTTTCCTGACAATTATAGCTATTCAATACTGATCGATGCAAAATTACAATCCAATCAAATCTCCCATCAGTAAATGCTGTTTTAATTGGAATTTAATTATGGTAAAAGTAAATTAACCAGCTGCTTAAATTCCTTGGTGCAGCGAAGGAAATCGACCAATTTCAAGCGATTTTCCTTCTTTAGTAATTATTAAAGTGCCACTAAATAGTTATTAAATATGATCTATCGATTCATAATTATTTGTTGAAAACGTATTGACATCATCTGACTAGTTATATATTATATTGATGCATGTTTAGTGGTCTTATTATTTCTTTGTGACGTGTTCTATGTTCGATGTCCAGGATAATGGCAGCAGCAGCAGGTCCCTAGCTACAAGAGGGAGCAAgagaaactttaatttttttcaatGTGTCATTCACACCGATgccaaatattttatctttttctaGTGGAAAAACTCCTGTGATTATCTTTCATTTGTCTGGTTGAAGTAACGTATGTTTATGTGTGTTCTCTTTATTGCGATAAAGAAAAGTTCAATCTAGCTCCCATTACAGCGGTGTTAATTTCACAAGACCTCATTTTATTTTAGGGTTAATAATTTTA includes these proteins:
- the LOC122053537 gene encoding protein TIFY 9-like is translated as MPRAVVEIDFFAMENARSYSAVNSDSAAGGGINLSAFSAIDRLLSQRVISSQPTFAEMPLTQPQADRFFSNCPMPIPSVDPSLRPPAMKTESKSVTAPLTIFYDGKVSVFDLPRHKAEAIMKFAMENRSNVDYSAGLGLLAKFNHGLLPLARKKSLQRFLEKRKQRIMAAAAGP